In Penicillium oxalicum strain HP7-1 chromosome I, whole genome shotgun sequence, a single window of DNA contains:
- a CDS encoding L-cysteine desulfhydrase-like protein lolT1 — MSSDQTAFGKPMLKHWLFDPSYKPLNHGSFGAHPAPVRDAHRSFLDLAERQPDPYIRVQHYELLEEARHELAKLLNAAKDECVFVKNATTGVATVLYNLNFQPGEAVIMFETVYGAVERNLISLQEHSSLQTRKVVFEYPISEDELVRRFRNVIHKTRSEGLKVRAAVFDTIVSNPGVRFPFERLTAICRDEGILSVIDGAHGIGHIPLNMSELQPDFFVSNCHKWLYTPRSSAVLYVPKRNQHLIRTTMPTSWGFIPAVDSSESAESVSLNIDSTPTKTLFEKLFEYVATSDDSAYLCLPAAIQFRREICGGEEAIISYCIDLAREAGDTVAAILKTEVMQEPDLKPGEMSNMRQCAMATVSLPIGVADEGTTVSGAAVTITPDEAARVSAWVTSTLLTKHNTFVPIFHHGSRLWTRLSAQIYLEISDFEWLAGVLQDLCDQVARKEF; from the exons ATGAGCTCTGATCAAACTGCATTTGGTAAGCCAATGCTGAAGCATTGGCTTTTTGATCCATCCTATAAACCCTTGAATCACG GTTCATTTGGTGCACACCCGGCGCCCGTCCGTGACGCTCACCGTAgcttcctcgaccttgcGGAACGGCAGCCCGATCCTTATATTCGGGTGCAACACTACGAGTTGCTGGAAGAAGCACGCCATGAACTAGCAAAGCTTCTTAATGCTGCAAAGGATGAATGCGTCTTTGTCAAGAATGCGACCACCGGCGTCGCAACGGTGCTGTATAATTTGAATTTCCAGCCCGGCGAGGCGGTGATCATGTTTGAGACGGTTTATGGTGCCGTGGAGAGAAATCTGATCTCACTGCAAGAacattcttctctccagaCTCGCAAAGTTGTCTTTGAATATCCGATCTCCGAAGATGAACTCGTGCGTCGCTTCCGGAACGTCATTCACAAAACACGGTCCGAAGGCTTGAAAGTGCGTGCGGCGGTCTTCGATACGATCGTGAGCAATCCAGGCGTGCGCTTCCCCTTTGAGCGTCTCACGGCGATTTGTCGGGATGAAGGCATCTTAAGTGTGATTGACGGTGCTCACGGCATCGGTCACATTCCTCTTAACATGAGTGAATTACAACCGGACTTTTTCGTCTCCAACTGCCACAA ATGGCTCTACACTCCTCGTTCATCCGCAGTTCTTTATGTTCCTAAACGGAATCAGCACTTGATTCGAACAACCATGCCTACTTCGTGGGGCTTCATTCCGGCAGTCGATTCCTCCGAGTCTGCCGAGTCCGTCTCCTTGAATATAGACTCGACTCCGACCAAAACCCTCTTTGAAAAGCTCTTCGAATACGTTGCCACCAGCGACGACTCAGCTTACCTATGTCTTCCTGCCGCAATCCAGTTTCGCCGGGAGATTTGTGGTGGCGAAGAGGCTATCATCTCGTACTGCATCGACCTCGCCCGTGAAGCCGGAGACACAGTGGCGGCAATCCTGAAGACAGAGGTTATGCAAGAGCCGGATTTGAAGCCTGGAGAGATGAGCAACATGCGACAGTGTGCGATGGCCACAGTGAGCCTGCCCATAGGTGTCGCTGATGAGGGCACTACTGTGTCAGGTGCTGCTGTAACCATCACTCCGGATGAAGCTGCCCGCGTTTCGGCGTGGGTGACATCCACCCTCTTGACAAAACACAACACGTTCGTGCCGATCTTTCATCATGGATCGCGGTTGTGGACGCGGTTGAGTGCGCAGATCTATTTGGAGATAAGTGACTTTGAGTGGCTGGCTGGTGTGTTGCAGGATTTGTGCGATCAAGTTGCTCGAAAGGAGTTTTGA
- a CDS encoding Phosphatidylinositol 4-kinase lsb6, translated as MPKNRPATSGYARLAQEEEERGYHHDDSEDDEIAAVTSTISASASRYAPISSRAQMQAHYQRRGRRNSGVDIKAINARLEKWADEIASKFKINRVKGKTFEEEKLEIYHSVFQAPNGIRPITVEELETDEFEGQQRKARAEFEEIIESVRLAIEMDVHPRMIAQGSSGSYFARNPEGKVVGVFKPKDEEPYASRNPKWTKWIHRNLFPCFFGRACLIPNLSYVSEAAAYVLDARLRTNMVPYTDIVYLSSRSFFYDFWDRRKARKGKKILPPKAGSFQVFLKGYKDANIFLREHPWPDQANTGFRAQDAPKRKKRPWNEACRPSGAQSDDEDDDETGDIPTPNPRDEVRERRFHWTENLKQSFREELEKLVILDYIMRNTDRGLDNWMVKIDWGTEQVSIVAEPPKKNEPTPQHDEDELMPPPRPVSVNSNGSHPYKRQETMMAVSRTGTPLASSEQQASIQIGAIDNSLSWPWKHPDAWRSFPFGWLFLPVSLIGQPFSQKTRDHFLPLLTSTAWWSGTQMALRQVFSQDDDFKESMFARQIAVMKGQAWNVVETLKQPDHGPLELTRRTRVCVWDDLVDVPVAIPMRAPSTDAGRRQASNYDYDEEEEMDIGAAVSSTADNNHDLLGLESAPTDLPNPNRFELNRGPLDRDSPGGSATLNDGYFARRTGEGAYARSLDGWPEQAHRPAQSHKHGGSVSFRVPHINTFGSDDLEGDLGYAAAEGMEGNQRKVIVERLEAVKSKNPVFTWC; from the exons ATGCCGAAGAACCGTCCGGCCACGTCGGGCTACGCTCGTCTTgcccaggaggaagaggaacgCGGCTACCACCATGACGAttcagaagatgatgaaattgCTGCTGTCACCTCAACAATCTCAGCATCCGCCTCTCGCTATGCGCCCATTTCCTCTCGAGCCCAGATGCAGGC TCATTACCAGCGGCGCGGCCGTCGCAACTCTGGTGTCGATATTAAAGCTATCAACGCGCGGCTGGAGAAATGGGCGGATGAGATTGCATCCAAGTTCAAGATCAATCGCGTCAAGGGCAAGACATTCGAGGAGGAAAAGCTAGAAATCTACCACTCTGTCTTTCAAGCGCCAAATGGGATTCGACCCATCACGGTGGAGGAGCTCGAGACAGATGAGTTTGAGGGTCAACAGAGAAAAGCTCGTGCTGAATTCGAGGAGATAATCGAGAGTGTGCGGTTGGCAATCGAGATGGATGTGCACCCACGCATGATCGCTCAAGGGAGCTCAGGCAGTTACTTTGCTCGGAATCCGGAGGGAAAGGTCGTGGGTGTTTTCAAGCCAAAGGACGAAGAGCCATACGCATCACGGAACCCCAAATGGACCAAGTGGATTCATCGGAATCTCTTCCCTTGTTTCTTCGGCCGGGCCTGTCTCATTCCTAATCTTTCCTACGTCTCCGAGGCTGCCGCATACGTCCTCGATGCTCGTCTGCGCACAAACATGGTTCCGTACACCGACATTGTTTACCTCTCGTCGCGATCATTCTTTTATGACTTTTGGGACCGACGCAAGGCGCGCAAAGGAAAGAAGATCCTGCCCCCAAAGGCTGGTAGCTTCCAAGTGTTTTTGAAAGGATACAAGGACGCCAATATTTTCCTTCGCGAACACCCGTGGCCCGATCAAGCCAACACGGGATTCCGTGCCCAAGACGCCCCCAAGCGCAAGAAACGACCATGGAACGAGGCGTGCCGACCGTCAGGCGCGCAatccgacgatgaagacgacgatgagaCCGGCGACATTCCCACACCAAATCCACGCGACGAAGTTCGCGAGCGCAGATTTCATTGGACGGAGAACTTGAAGCAGTCATTCCGCGAGGAATTGGAAAAGCTTGTGATTCTGGACTACATCATGCGCAACACAGATCGCGGTCTGGACAATTGGATGGTCAAGATCGACTGGGGCACAGAGCAGGTCTCAATAGTCGCAGAGCCGCCCAAGAAAAATGAACCTACGCCTCAACATGACGAAGACGAATTGATGCCGCCGCCTCGACCGGTGTCTGTCAATTCTAACGGCTCTCACCCTTATAAGCGCCAGGAGACAATGATGGCCGTTAGCCGCACTGGTACACCCCTCGCATCCTCAGAGCAGCAGGCATCGATTCAAATTGGCGCTATTGACAACAGTCTATCATGGCCGTGGAAACACCCGGATGCT TGGCGAAGCTTCCCCTTTGGATGGCTTTTCTTGCCCGTTTCATTAATAGGTCAACCGTTCTCGCAAAAGACCCGTGATCATTTCCTGCCTCTTTTAACTTCCACTGCATGGTGGAGCGGGACCCAGATGGCATTGCGCCAAGTATTCTCTCAAGATGATGACTTCAAAGAAAGCATGTTCGCACGACAGATTGCGGTGATGAAGGGCCAGGCCTGGAATGTGGTGGAGACGTTGAAGCAACCCGACCATGGACCTCTCGAATTGACCCGGAGAACTCGGGTTTGCGTGTGGGATGATCTAGTGGATGTGCCCGTCGCCATCCCGATGCGAGCACCATCTACAGATGCCGGAAGACGTCAAGCATCAAATTACGACTacgacgaagaggaggagatggacatTGGTGCTGCTGTCTCATCCACAGCCGACAACAATCATGACCTTTTAGGTCTGGAGTCCGCACCGACCGATCTCCCGAACCCGAATCGATTTGAGCTTAACCGTGGGCCTTTGGACAGAGATTCACCTGGTGGTTCTGCGACTCTAAATGATGGCTACTTTGCTCGTCGCACTGGAGAAGGCGCTTATGCGAGGTCATTGGATGGTTGGCCTGAGCAAGCGCATCGGCCTGCGCAGAGTCATAAGCATGGCGGCTCCGTCTCATTCCGGGTGCCACACATCAATACTTTCGGCAGCGACGATCTAGAAGGGGATTTGGGATATGCTGCCGCCGAAGGTATGGAAGGAAACCAACGCAAGGTCATTGTAGAGCGTCTTGAAGCGGTCAAGAGCAAGAACCCCGTGTTCACTTGGTGCTAG
- a CDS encoding Mitochondrial fission 1 protein, producing the protein MSNLPYAADAESPLKPAELQVLRAQYEKEGDYVGIQTKFNYAWGLIKSNTRPDQQEGVRLLSEIFRGAPERRRECLYYLALGNYKLGNYGEARRYNDLLLEKEPANLQAASLGSLIDEKVAKEGLMGIAIVGGLAVAAGVVGSLIVKGARRR; encoded by the exons ATGTCGAATTTACCTT ATGCTGCAGATGCGGAAAG TCCGCTGAAGCCTGCTGAGTTACAAGTTCTCCGCGCGCAATATGAGAAAGAGGGCGACTATGTCGGCATTCAAACAAAATTCAACTACGCCTGG GGCCTAATCAAGTCAAATACTAGACCCGACCAGCAAGAAGGTGTGCGCCTTCTCTCCGAGATCTTCCGCGGGGCACCCGAGCGACGACGAGAATGTCTTTACTATCTTGCTCTGGGCAACTATAAGTTGGGAAACTATGGAGAAGCCCGCCGATACAACGATTTGCTTTTGGAGAAGGAGCCTGCCAATCTCCAAGCGGCCAGCCTGGGTTCTCTCATTGACGAGAAGGTGGCAAAGGAGGGTCTCATGGGCATCGCCATTGTAGGAGGCCTCGCCGTGGCGGCAGGTGTGGTGGGCAGCCTGATTGTCAAAGGAGCTCGAAGACGGTGA
- a CDS encoding Mediator of RNA polymerase II transcription subunit 21: MADILTQLQTCLDQLATQFYATLGYLNTYHDNSPATPPPGISNAAPALAKMSKNTTAPPVPASIANSAGAGAAAAGAAQSPVPPPTQQPGAESGAGEGEETNALPRPDSPRTFAARQRELARDLIIKEQQIEYLISVLPGIGASEKEQETRIRELEAQLREVEKERTAKATELKQLRTRLENVLGAVSTGIYGDREQ, from the exons ATGGCGGACATTCTGACCCAGCTGCAAACATGTCTTGATCAG CTCGCAACGCAATTCTATGCCACGCTTGGCTATCTCAACACATATCATGACAATTCGCCCGCCACACCTCCTCCTGGTATTTCAAATGCCGCGCCTGCTCTGGCGAAAATGTCCAAGAATACGACCGCTCCTCCGGTTCCCGCATCCATCGCGAACTCCGCGGGGGCCGGCGCCGCAGCGGCGGGTGCAGCTCAATCGCCAGTGCCGCCACCTACGCAGCAACCTGGTGCAGAATCAGGAGCAGGGGAAGGTGAAGAAACCAACGCTCTACCGAGGCCAGACTCGCCGCGTACATTTGCGGCACGACAGCGCGAATTGGCGCGAGATCTCATCATTAAAGAACAGCAGATTGAATATCTGATCTCAGTATTGCCGGGGATTGGCGCGTCAGAAAAGGAGCAAGAGACGAGAATCCGAGAGCTGGAAGCTCAACTGCGCGAAGTGGAGAAGGAGCGTACTGCCAAAGCCACAGAACTGAAGCAATTACGGACAAGGTTGGAGAACGTTCTAGGCGCTGTTTCTACTGGAATTTACGGTGACAGGGAGCAATGA
- a CDS encoding putative kinetochore protein — MLLDEDPATLIHHTIGNFNIQPDRQAVSRINDSLATLQQSRDLRIREAETSLRKLARNLHSLNTRHEEAIAVHDSSKHAAEIVELDTKKFRIAKTATELEIESERLESELEVLKERLADLESQGLEGDETTRREREADDATILRLKIFRSLGIDIEPDEAGNFSRAVIRNSRKGDVHVVNIDPKFSRFFYSNYFWSTMQG, encoded by the exons ATGCTGCTTGACGAAGACCCTGCTACG TTAATTCATCATACTATCGGTAACTTCAATATCCAACCGGACAGACAGGCAGTCTCGCGCATCAATGACTCCCTCGCCACGCTCCAGCAATCGCGAGACCTGCGCATCCGAGAGGCTGAGACCTCTTTGCGGAAGCTTGCCCGAAATCTTCATTCCTTGAACACACGACATGAGGAAGCGATCGCAGTTCATGACTCCAGCAAGCATGCTGCCGAAATTGTGGAGTTGGATACAAAGAAGTTTCGCATTGCCAAGACCGCAACCGAATTAGAGATTGAGAGCGAACGCCTAGAGAGTGAACTTGAAGTGCTCAAGGAGCGACTGGCCGATCTCGAGTCGCAGGGTCTTGAGGGTGACGAGACGACTCGCCGCGAACGGGAGGCGGACGACGCAACCAT ATTACGActgaagattttccggtCCCTGGGCATTGATATCGAGCCGGATGAAGCGGGCAACTTCAGCCGCGCGGTGATTCGGAATAGTCGCAAGGGCGACGTACACGTGGTGAATATCGATCCGAAATTCTCTCGGTTCTTCTATTCAAACTACTTCTGGTCAACAATGCAAGGTTGA